A window of the Oncorhynchus kisutch isolate 150728-3 linkage group LG12, Okis_V2, whole genome shotgun sequence genome harbors these coding sequences:
- the LOC116376502 gene encoding TATA box-binding protein-associated factor RNA polymerase I subunit A isoform X1, whose translation MTMPMTTVCLPNAHVYLYRYMKKFNHPSNKLLSAQALDLAYIGPKSRVNAGIQFSSATVRESDLQKALGVVLDLLDLSSWRRNLDVWNHLMTIVKRLRPRKQWLKIVAEELVNRMDWWLAMYFTTFQARRDLAVNGVLLEVKCFVLGAFCPRYAFMYRGVGKGHPKISYFRGAED comes from the exons ATGACTATGCCTATGACAACAGTTTGCCTCCCCAATGCCCATGTCTACCTCTACCGGTACATGAAGAAATTCAACCACCCATCAAATAAACTGCTCAGTGCTCAAG CCTTAGATCTTGCATACATTGGTCCCAAGTCACGAGTTAATGCTGGAATACAGTTCTCTTCTGCTACAGTCCG AGAGAGTGATCTTCAGAAGGCTCTAGGTGTTGTTCTGGACCTCCTGGACTTATCCAGTTGGAGGAGAAACTTGGATGTCTGGAACCATTTGATGACCATCGTGAAGAGGCTGAGGCccag AAAACAATGGCTGAAGATTGTTGCAGAGGAGTTGGTGAACAGAATGGACTGGTGGCTAGCAATGTACTTCACAACATTCCAGGCCAGGAGAGACTTGGCAGTGAATGGGGTGCTACTGGAAGTGAAGTGCTTTGTGCTTGGAGCCTTTTGTCCTCGCT ATGCCTTCATGTACCGTGGTGTAGGTAAAGGACACCCAAAAATAAGTTACTTCCGAGGCGCAGAAGACTAA
- the LOC116376502 gene encoding uncharacterized protein LOC116376502 isoform X2 yields the protein MTLESDLQKALGVVLDLLDLSSWRRNLDVWNHLMTIVKRLRPRKQWLKIVAEELVNRMDWWLAMYFTTFQARRDLAVNGVLLEVKCFVLGAFCPRYAFMYRGVGKGHPKISYFRGAED from the exons atgacatt AGAGAGTGATCTTCAGAAGGCTCTAGGTGTTGTTCTGGACCTCCTGGACTTATCCAGTTGGAGGAGAAACTTGGATGTCTGGAACCATTTGATGACCATCGTGAAGAGGCTGAGGCccag AAAACAATGGCTGAAGATTGTTGCAGAGGAGTTGGTGAACAGAATGGACTGGTGGCTAGCAATGTACTTCACAACATTCCAGGCCAGGAGAGACTTGGCAGTGAATGGGGTGCTACTGGAAGTGAAGTGCTTTGTGCTTGGAGCCTTTTGTCCTCGCT ATGCCTTCATGTACCGTGGTGTAGGTAAAGGACACCCAAAAATAAGTTACTTCCGAGGCGCAGAAGACTAA